From the Neobacillus sp. PS3-34 genome, the window TGATAAACCAATGGTGGATCTCGTTAACCGGTATTTACCCGGCCGGGCGGTCAATTTGACTAACCGTCCTTTTGACGAGGTATTATTGCATGTTTCAAAGGGATATCCTGTAGTTGTGTGGACAACAGGTGATTTCCGTCTCCCTGACAGATGGGAATCATGGTCCCATGGCCGGCAGACAATCAGAACGCCGCTTGATTTGCATGCTGTGGTTCTTGTTGGGTATGACCGTCACTTTGTTTATATAAATGACCCTCTCTCAGGAAGAAAACAGCTGCGAATTGAAAAAAATCGGTTTATTGCATCCTGGAAGGCATTGAAATCAAGGGCTGTTTCATATCATTAGAAAAATGCCCGGCTGAGTGACTATCTCAGCCGGGTTTTTTTTAGAAAGGATGGGGACTTAGCCATTGACCGCCGTCCATAGTGATACATTCTCCATTAATATATACAGCGGCATCTGAGCTTAGAAAAAAGGCGAGTTCTGCAATTTCCTCGGGTTTACCAAGCCTGCCTAAAGGAACACTTTCCAACGTTCTTCTAGCTGCTTCCTCCGATTCCCAAAGCTTATCAGCACCCCCTGTTCTTTCAATTGGGCCAGGAGCGATTGCATTTACACGGATTCCATACTTTTTCCCCATTCAACTGCAAGGGTTCTTGTCATAGACAGCACACCTGCTTTCGCAGCTGCCGAATGAATGACACCTGCTCCTGCATTCCAGGCATATGTAGCAACCATATTAATAATACTTCCTTTAATCCCTTTTTCAATCCAATACTTTCCTACCTCACTGCTGCAATAAAAGGTTCCATTCAACACAATATTAATAACTGAATTCCATCCATTTGGACTTAGTTTTTCTGCCGGACATATAAAATTCCCTGCTGCGTTATTTACGAGGATATCAACGGTCCCAAAATGTTCGGTTGTCTCCTTAACCATTCGTTTTACATCTTCAATTTCCCTGACATCCATTTGAATGGCAAGTACCTGTCCTGATTCCATTGCAATCTCGTTTTTTGCTTCTTCAAGCCTCTCTATGGATCTTCCAGTTATTACTACTTTTGCACCAGCCCGAGCGAACTTTTTAGCCATATACTTCCCCATGCCGTTTGAGCCACCAGTAATAATTGCCACTTTTCCCTGCATTTTATTTCCCCCTTTAAAGTGAATGATTATTCATTTTTATCTTATCATAATATATGAATATTCTTACAACTTTAAGGGGCTTTTCTTATAAAATTAGACAGGCGCATTAAATAGCTTATTCCATAAAATAATCAAGAAATACCAGATATAAAATTTAAGAGGAGGTTCCAAGATGAATCATTACTATATGCAACCCGGATATTATAGAAATCAGCCTGATACCCGTTTCTTTCCATTCCTGCCCTTTGTTGCAGGTTTAGCAACGGGAGGATTACTGGCTGTGCCTTTCATTTACGGGAATACGCCTTTTATCCACCTCCATACCCTGCGTTCCCAGCCTATCCACCTTTTTACTCCCCATACGGGATGTATGGAGGGATGTATGGAGGAATGCCCGGTGCTGGATTGCCATATGCACCTATGGCTGCACAACAGTATGTCGTATAATGTTCAATAGAGGCAGGCCAAAGACATGGCCTCTCTTTTTGTGCATTTGAATTACTAATTAATACCTTAGTAACCTTTGTTTCTTTTTTTACAAAAATCAAGGTATAATAAACTGTAACCAATCATAGTGAAAGGAGATTATCTGTTGACACATCCCAGGAATATTCCCCCAACTAAATTAAGCTTAACCGTGGACAACCTCTCCCAGGCCATCTATATTGTCAACCGGCATGCAAAAACTGCACCAAACCCCAAATTTTTGTACCAGTTAAAACAGGAAGCTATAAAAAAAATGATAACAGAAGGCCAAGCAAGGAAAGTAGGGCTTCATTTCTCAGAGAATCCTAAAAACAGCCAACAGCAATCAGATGTGCTTGTCGAATGCGGGAAATATTTATTCCATATTCCTCCCGTTAAAGATGACTTTTCACAGCTGCAGCATCTCGGGAAATTGGATGGTCTTTTCCGAAATCCAAAAGCAAGCATATCGCTTCAGCAAGCAAAAGCCCTTTTGCAAACCTACACAGGTTTATCCGAATCTGAGCAATCAAAAGATCAAACCAATCGCAGCCGCCCCCCTTTTCAAAAGCCTGTTTTTAAAAAATTAGGCGAAAGATATTAAAAG encodes:
- a CDS encoding YkyB family protein, producing MTHPRNIPPTKLSLTVDNLSQAIYIVNRHAKTAPNPKFLYQLKQEAIKKMITEGQARKVGLHFSENPKNSQQQSDVLVECGKYLFHIPPVKDDFSQLQHLGKLDGLFRNPKASISLQQAKALLQTYTGLSESEQSKDQTNRSRPPFQKPVFKKLGERY